One stretch of Flavobacterium sp. 9 DNA includes these proteins:
- a CDS encoding serine hydrolase domain-containing protein: MRRTILIILLAFSCAQSFAQKKEDINKINVFEDLKNSTSEMMRKYNLKGLSVAVFENYKIIWTNQWGIKASDSSEKIDENTAFSTASISKPITAIVCAMLEEKGLINLDDPIENYLKRWKLPESNFTKDIKVTWKQLLSHTAGTSQGGFEDYYEGDSIPTIVESLQGKLLPRSKKPIEFLFKPATNFEYSGGGYVIIQCALEDHFKKPLAQIVKEILLDPLQLQNSTMLQPNEKGFLNNIAKVHNSKGEIIRTGIPITPQVAPSGLWSTPTDLALIAIEMQKALSGKGNKTISTAVAKKVTDIATMNGPRGWSYGWQRSLGYGNLEWFSHDGSNTGTGGDLLATMTNGNGIAILANGDKPNRLPVMCYVDKEIISKLHWIKPINNNNNNNNNNNNKIPKALKDAIKGYYTEILYGYDRLGVTKIVEENNHLYLHSPYLKDNFGVEKNEMYYIGNNSFRIENYPNIIRFNLNKNELKGLTISRPKYTSKELTLTLDQIRTPQTQLIEIFSENTFETAVNHFRKLRLKFPNYNFEENLNNLGYNYFNKNQIDLSLQIFKLNCSEYSQSANTYDSLGEIYEAVGKLELAKQNYQKSLELNPKNENAAQMIAKIDAQQKSK; this comes from the coding sequence ATGAGACGGACAATATTAATTATCCTTCTGGCTTTTTCTTGTGCCCAATCTTTTGCGCAAAAAAAGGAAGATATAAATAAGATTAACGTTTTTGAAGATCTTAAAAACAGCACTTCGGAAATGATGCGAAAATATAATCTTAAAGGTTTGAGCGTTGCTGTATTTGAAAATTATAAAATAATATGGACAAATCAATGGGGAATAAAAGCTTCTGATTCTAGTGAGAAAATCGACGAAAACACAGCATTTTCAACCGCTTCGATTTCAAAACCAATAACGGCAATTGTTTGCGCAATGCTCGAAGAAAAAGGATTAATAAATCTTGATGATCCAATCGAGAATTACCTTAAAAGATGGAAACTTCCTGAAAGTAATTTTACAAAAGATATTAAAGTAACCTGGAAACAACTTTTATCTCACACTGCCGGAACAAGTCAAGGCGGTTTTGAAGATTATTATGAAGGTGATTCTATACCAACTATTGTAGAAAGTTTGCAGGGAAAATTACTTCCGAGATCAAAAAAGCCAATTGAATTTCTTTTTAAACCGGCAACAAACTTTGAATATAGCGGTGGCGGTTATGTAATTATTCAATGTGCTCTTGAAGATCATTTTAAAAAACCATTAGCGCAAATCGTAAAAGAAATACTTCTTGATCCTTTGCAATTGCAAAATTCAACGATGTTGCAACCCAACGAGAAAGGCTTTTTGAACAATATTGCCAAAGTCCACAATAGTAAAGGCGAAATCATTAGAACCGGAATACCAATTACTCCACAAGTTGCGCCATCAGGTTTATGGTCTACTCCTACTGATTTAGCGTTGATTGCGATCGAAATGCAAAAGGCATTATCAGGAAAAGGAAACAAAACAATTTCGACGGCTGTTGCCAAAAAAGTGACTGATATTGCTACTATGAATGGTCCTCGCGGTTGGAGTTATGGTTGGCAACGAAGTTTAGGTTATGGAAATCTGGAATGGTTCTCGCATGACGGATCAAACACTGGAACTGGAGGCGATTTATTAGCTACAATGACAAACGGCAACGGAATTGCAATTTTGGCAAATGGAGATAAACCCAATCGTTTGCCGGTAATGTGTTACGTTGATAAAGAAATTATCTCAAAACTTCATTGGATAAAACCAATCAATAATAATAATAATAATAATAATAATAATAATAATAAAATTCCTAAGGCTTTAAAAGATGCTATAAAAGGCTATTATACGGAGATACTTTATGGCTACGATAGATTAGGCGTTACCAAAATCGTTGAAGAAAACAATCATTTATATCTTCACTCGCCATATCTAAAAGATAATTTTGGTGTCGAAAAAAACGAAATGTATTATATTGGCAATAACTCTTTTAGAATTGAAAATTATCCAAATATAATTCGGTTTAACCTAAATAAAAACGAACTCAAAGGATTAACTATTTCCCGACCAAAATATACGTCAAAAGAATTAACTCTCACATTAGATCAAATAAGAACGCCACAAACTCAGTTGATTGAAATTTTTAGCGAGAATACTTTTGAAACAGCAGTAAATCATTTTAGAAAACTAAGATTAAAATTTCCTAATTATAATTTTGAAGAAAACCTTAATAACTTAGGTTACAATTACTTTAATAAAAATCAAATAGATCTTTCGCTTCAAATCTTCAAACTTAATTGCAGCGAGTATTCTCAATCAGCAAATACTTATGATAGTTTAGGAGAGATTTATGAAGCCGTTGGAAAATTGGAACTTGCAAAACAAAACTATCAAAAATCATTAGAATTAAATCCTAAAAATGAAAATGCTGCACAAATGATTGCAAAAATCGATGCGCAGCAAAAATCAAAATAA